The genomic stretch TTAATTTCTTTTTGCTTTCAATCAGTTTTATTGTCTTTATTTCAAATTCTGCATTTCATGAAGCTTAAggatttatttcatgacactgttGACATGTGCAACAAAGGGCCAGCCAACAGTCAGTTTCACTAAGGAAGTGAACACGATACTTAATCCATTACTGGCTATTGTCCTTTTTTGGGGatgtgtatattttacttatttctacgtaagcagtggagcttttagcctttattgttgcatCTCTAGGTTCAACTAACTGCaataatgcctgtaaatgtaaaataaataacttttttctaagtacttcacgtcaggaaaattataaacttgccgattttattgttctcgcacttggcagcactgtatgtctgctggtagttcccGGACGACAATAAGCTGTGATTTAGTTGTCCgggcgtgtttgttatgaacatatggatgtccgtgtaacattaagtatacttcagattttttcaagtaagtgcaatatcgatatattttatgtgtcccaataatgggacaatggcatgttacactatcatttattgttaatgtgccctattcttgtatacacgtattatacagcgaagaattgcattttacgttctttatatctgctttttttcatattctattcgaattttacgattccaacaggataaaaacatgccgcatggacttacacttgaagaaattctagcagaactagagaaccatcaagagagtgacgacGAAGATGATGACATGgaattggcgattattccacccgatgcagatgtaataacagatgaagaagacattggcGGAAATGTACTGAACAATGAGTCTGGAGCAGAAAGTGGTATGTTATCtacaaaaaaatatgaatgtaagTGGTATAAATGTCAACCAACGTACACAAACACTAGTGAACCAGGGAAGAGCAACGAACATTATGTTGCGGAATGTCTAGCAAATAAGACAGTGCCCCACGTGTTTGAGGattttttttctgagaaactaATGGATACTATTATTGAACAAAGTGAAATCTATGCTtgccaacataacaaaataaattttctgataaccaaagaagaactaaaatcatTTATTGTCATACTACTTCTGAGTGGTTATCATAAGCTTCCCCATGAGAATATGTACTGGAAACAGGCTCCTGATGTCGGTGTTTCTTTAGTCTTCAACTCCATGTCAAGAAATAGGCTTTGGGAAATGAAGAGATTCATTCATCTCAATGACAACTCCAAATTAGACAGAAACGACAAGATGTACAAACTGAGGTTGTACTTTGAAATGCTGAAAAAGGAATTTGGTAAATGCGgcgtatttcattcagaactctcaatTGATGAAATGATGGTACGTTATTATGGCAAACATTCAGCTAAAATATTTCTGAGAGGAAAGCCTATcaaatttggatataaaatttggtgtCTTACAAGTTCTAATGgctttcttcataatttttcgcCATACTGTGGCATGgcaagactgacaacaaacagGAGCCTTTAGGTGCAAGGGTAATAAATGAACTAACCAGCATGATTCCAGAATCAGAGTATCCCAATTATAAGCTTTTCTTTGACATCTTTTTCACCAGTGTTGAGACACTGATCGCACTCGAAAAGAGTAAAATGAAAGCTACAGGAACAATAAGAGAGATCCGAACTAATGCATGTCTTTTGATTGACTcgaaaagaatggaaaaagaaaagaaacgacgGTTATATGACTACATGTTTGACAAAGAGAACGAAGTTCTggttgtgaaatggagtgacaacaaaccaGTGTGTGTAGCGACAAATTACAGTACTATTACTCCTCTGAGTTCTACTAAAAGATACTCACgggcaaagaaaaaggaaatatctgttacaATGCCACATCTCATTGAAGAATTCAATGGCCATATGGATGGCGTAGTTCTACAGGACAAGCAGATGTCAATTTATAGGATgaggataaggtcaaagaaatggtgggGGCAATTATTCAGACAGATGATAGATATCTGCGTAGTAAACACATGGCGtgcataccaaattgctaactctcataagaagctctcacttttggatgtacgacggagaatagtgatgttttacctatcaaagaaaacaggatcagtaccaaaatgcagaggaccacaaggaagcaaactgatgggaggacgggtgagcacagatgtacgactacatccaggaaatcatttcattgtgccaagtaaaacacagaagagatgtgcttactgcaaggaaaaaacaataaaaatttgtgataggtgcaatgttggtgtacacgacaagtgttttacttcatttcatactgaataaacattcaataatattaaaacattctttatttattgtttgtgttgtttcttagaATATTATGCATagagaataaggttgtgaatttagatagcgcatttggccaatgtcccaaaaatgggatggtctgtagtttttgttctaataaactttttattcaattaatcactcaatgtaacgtatttatgtataaaagtctgcaaaaaatgatccgatagagttttggccagtaatgggttaaactATACGTCGCATgaggagaaagcttttgaaagaGATGTATATTCAGTTTTCTCAGATGAAGACAATTTTTTACAGACAGCTTACCGTTCTAGTCGAACTGTCAGGAAGTTCTCCCGCATTGCTACGATTGCTTGCAGCTCTGCCAGATACTCGCGTCAAGTTCGTCGCAGGAGGCCTGATGTACAGCATGCATCACGAATCAGCAGCGAAGATTGGCCAAGTCGCAGAAGTCTGAAACCACCGTAAGTGCGGCGCCGGCTCCAGACCAAGCGTAGAATAGCTGCGCGTTAACTGAACGGAGACTGAACCAAGCGTGTCCTCTCCAATTTCTCTTAACTTCCCTCCTAAACTTTGTCAAGGCAGCCTCTCCCTGCTGCTACGGCCAATCGCAGGACGTGGTGCAAACGCCAATTCCAGTGACAAGGTTCGTacgagcagttgccagcgggctcgtgcacatgcgcagagctgaattcgcgtacgAGCAATGCCTTCCTCCCGCATCTGGCTACTTCAAGCGTGGCGGTTTGCCGTATGAGCAGTAGtagcaagtagccagaagctacccggaaaaatttttctggcgcgcCCAACCTGCcaaattcgcgcatgcgcagagcaagctgagttatactgggggtccttccccacgtgacccgtgtatatgtttcgtgtcttcgtAATATTGCTGGTCTCTTCGTTTAAAGCTCCCATGTCAATTGAAATCAAAACAGAtctctgtggccgggagccattaagtgaattaatatacattctcataaccatgaaagaccaaattaagttagtagtttcaattttctgattttatattatttccacgttattagcaatcaaccatcaATGTCTTAATGtagctatttctgtctgttttatagagaaatttgcttctattaatttttttccgcagaggcagttagtttgtttgaaacgaagtgtttcattccccactattggctactttccacctcgttcaatttaaagtgcaaattttcattttctgggacgaatgacgttatacgataataaagaaccaaacatgagaatacagtactggacctccaagaaaattggtatcacgaaaaccacatgaaaagctgaatatcaggtacttcagagtgcacctggacatagaaatgtgcaactAGAACAGAatgtgcattttagtatggtttatgaaattccgatgctgctggagtagtctctgatgtcctgttccttctatgacactgtaagatctcttaatgctagaTACGTACGAACTTACGTAAACActgacttgaagctgactaagtaggcaaatttggtcagtagttttgaactaaatattttgtttcaaaaataatgacagctgtaggagaattttacaaatctgccttctgtgaaacagtatttttcgatcacaaggcacttgtctagtacttcctctaggcctgaagttatttcttaatttgtgtttacgtcttaaatttatagaatgccattctatgctaaattgtagactggctgCATACAGTGTTTTAtagttttaactccccacatggcttcacgTTTATTCCtacagtagaatataaactgtcagttgtacagtttctttgcctcacagacaatcatgttaattttttacatattttgaaatagtcatgaaatttattgtccttttttCCGGTGTAAGCTACAGAAGAAACTGTCTcatttttttgcaagaaatttgtattccaacctactagctttttgcagtgctgtgcagatgtaaacctgttggaaatgctacataacaatattgcggagtacgaatttaaaaaaaaaaaaaaaaatctgttgaagtcaccccatagcaaaattttatggtacttcgagctatggagtctaattttgaaatgatatttagccaagaactgcttccttatttgcatcctttatttgggtgggatatgataaaacaagtgCTCTAAGTAGAGctctgtatgtcctctcaacaacatgccgcagggctgcacatggtcacgtgatgccccaccacgcgcgaaattccaccagaaatgcgacgaaaagcgtatgagcagagcatgCACCAAGCACGGGCTGGCTACGTCACACCGTAGCTGCGCATACGCAGGACAGCCTGTTGTTTGGcgctgtctggtaactgctcaaac from Schistocerca serialis cubense isolate TAMUIC-IGC-003099 chromosome 10, iqSchSeri2.2, whole genome shotgun sequence encodes the following:
- the LOC126424576 gene encoding piggyBac transposable element-derived protein 3-like: MPHGLTLEEILAELENHQESDDEDDDMELAIIPPDADVITDEEDIGGNVLNNESGAESGMLSTKKYECKWYKCQPTYTNTSEPGKSNEHYVAECLANKTVPHVFEDFFSEKLMDTIIEQSEIYACQHNKINFLITKEELKSFIVILLLSGYHKLPHENMYWKQAPDVGVSLVFNSMSRNRLWEMKRFIHLNDNSKLDRNDKMYKLRLYFEMLKKEFGKCGVFHSELSIDEMMVRYYGKHSAKIFLRGKPIKFGYKIWCLTSSNGFLHNFSPYCGMARLTTNRSL